The nucleotide sequence GACAGTAACGGCCAGACGCTGGTCGTTACCCAGGACCCGGCGGGCCTGCAGCTCACCACGACCTACAGCTATGACGGGCTTGGTAATCAGGTCCAGGTTACTCGAGGCACCGTAGCCAACCCAAACCAGCAAAACACCCTGTACGAATTCGACAATCTGGGCCGCCGCATCAGTGAGCGCCAGGATCCGACCGGGCTGAATCTGACCACCCAATATCGCTACAACGGCAATGACCAGGTTACGCGCAAGATCGATGCGGCGGGCAACAGCACCTGGTATGTCTATGACAACGCAGGGCAACTGAGTGAAACGGTCAATGCGTTGGGCGGCGTGACCCGTAATCGCTACGACGCGGCCGGTAATCTGCTCAGCACCACGCATTACGCCACGGCACTGGATTCGAATACGCTTGCCAGTTTTGGTGATGGGATACTCAGCGTCGCCGTGACACTCGATGCCACGCACGACCAGACAACGACCTACGTCTACGACGACGTCGGCCGGGTGCGCTATAGCATCAACGCGTTGAATCAGATCAGCGAAACGATCTACGACGCCAATGGCCGTGTCAGCGAAACCCGCCAGTACGACAAGGCCATTGCCGCCAATGCCCCTAGAACCTTGGCTGGTACCGCTGCTGCCTTAGTCGCATCCGGCGCGCAAGCGCGCAGTACGCGCTCGGTTTACGATGCAGCCGGCCAGCTCCTGAGCATCACTGACGCGGCTGGAAAGGTCGAATCCTACACCTACGACGCCGTGGGCAACCGCCTGACCCTGACCAACAAGAATGGCTCAGTCTGGAACTACCGTTACGACAACCTCAATCGACTGGTGCTGGAGATTGCACCGGCGATCAGTGTCGCCAGTATGGATGCCAATGGTGTGGTGACCACGAAGACGGCGTTGCCTATCACCGTCATCACCTACGACGCCTTGGGCAATATCAGCACGCGTACCGTGGGACGGTTGCGCAGCAGCCTGGATGCCACTGCGTCGACGGACGATTTGAGTCAGGCCCGCACGACCCGCTACGCCTACGATGCGGTGGGGCATCAGGTGCTGATCACGTCGCCCGGCTGGTACAACAAAACCACTGGCGCCTTCCAACAGGCCTCCGACGGTAGCGCCAACACCTTTCAGATCACCACCGAAGTTACTTACGATGCCCTCGGCAATGCCGTGCGCAATCGGGTGCGCATCAACAATACCGGCGTGGTGGCCACTGATTTTGTCGACAGCTATAAGGTCTACGACAGCCTTGGCCAACTGACACACGACATAGATGCTCTCAAGGGTGTCACGGCCTACACCTACGATGCCCAGGGTAATCGTCTGACCACCAAGCGCTACGCCAATGCGCTGAACCTGGCCGTCCCTGCGATGGGTTATTACGCCAGTGCGAACCTGACGGCGACGACCCTGGTGCCTAACGCAACCCAGGACCGAACGCTGACCACTCGCTATGACGCGCTGGGACGTAAAGTCTCGGTGCAGCAGGACCAAGTCAGCCTTTACAGCTTCACGGGCACGGTTAGCACTTCGACGTTAATAACCGCAGCCCCAACCACGTTGTACAGCTACGACGCCTTCGGCCAATTGGTTCGTGAAACCCAGGTCGCGCGCAACGCCAGCGGTGCGACCGTGATGACCGGCACCAGCAGCGTTCATTACTACGATCAGGTCGGCAACCGCATCGGCAGCGTGGATGCGCTGGGCAATTACACGCGCATGGAATACGACGCCCAAGGCAAGCTCAGACGTCAGGTGGAATACGCCAATGCATTGACCACCTGGAATGAAAACAGCATCCCAAGCACACCGGTCGCCAGCGCCAATGACCGCAGTACTCGCTACGACTACGACGCGATGGGCCGCTTGAGCCAGGTCACTCAGGAAAGTGTGCGTTATTGGCAGCAGACCATTAACGCCACAAACGGTGTCGTCTCAGCGACTGCGGTGATGGGCAATCTGGTGGTCAGTCGCTTGACCTACGACGGCGTGGGCAACACCCGCACGGTGACCGACGCTGCCGGCAACGTGACCACCACCGATTACAACGCACTAGGGCAAGTCAGCCAAGTCACGGAACCGGCGCGGGTAACCGCAAAAAGTGGGACGGTCAATCCATTTGCTTCGGCCGTGGTCCTGGCTTCGCCGGTCACGACCTATGCGGTCAACGCCTTTGGCCAGGTCCTGAGTGAAACGCGTACCGCTGGCCGTGCAGGCGACATCGTCCAGGCTGGACTGACCCAGACTACCCGCACTCGCTATGACGCCGCCGGTTATGAAGTTCAGGAAATCGACGCTGCCGGTTCCGCGCAGAACTACAAGGTCGATGTCGCCGGCCGTCGTCTGGAAGAAAGCCGGCAGGTCAGCGCCACCTTGAGTGCCTGGACCTCCGGTGGGACAGCCGTCAGCTATAACCAGACCTTGAAGCGTACCTTCGAGTACGACGCGCTTGGTCAGCAGGCTGCCACCGTCGACTGGTATACCGTCGCCGATGGTACGGCGCAGAGTACCCGTAACAGTGTGCTCTATAATCGCTTCGGCGAAGTCACGCAGAAACTGCTCAACGGCAACCTGTTCGCCAGCTATGACTACGATCAGGCCGGGCGTGTCATCCAACAACAAGATGCCCAAGGCATCAGCCAGTTGGCCTACGACCTGTCCGGCAAGGCCAGTCGCAGCATCCAGCTCGGCGATGCCGCAACCGCGGCCGATGACCGTATTAGCTACGTGCGCAACGATCTGCTTGGTCGCGCCCTCGAACTGCACCTGCCGGCCTTTGAAGCGAACCTCAATGCCGACACGCTGAACAACGTCACGCTGACGTTGACCACCCCCATCATCCGTCAGGCCTACGACCGCTGGGGCAACATGCTCAGCCGCACGGATGCGCGAGGCTATGTCACCACCTACACCTACGACCACAACAACAAGCAACTGACTGAAACCCTACCGGTCACTGACATTTTGCGTGAAAATGGCACCAGCTATCGCGCCAGCCTGATCCATGAAAAGCGTTACGACGGTTTGGGGCAGTTGATTCAGGAAACGGATCTGGTGGGGCCTTACAGTGGCGTCACTGGCAACACTCTGCTGCGGACCCGTCAGCATGTGTACAACCAGGCTGGGGAACTGATCCGTGATGTCGATGCCCTGGGCTATTCGCGCAGTTACTTGGTCGACAGCAACGGTAACCGGGTGGCGACAAAGGATGCGCTGGGGACGGTGCTGGTGGATGCTTATGACGCCATGGATCGTCAGTTGAGCCACGGCATCATTCGCAGTGGCGTGGCGGTCACACTGTTGACCAATCAATACGATCAGGCGGGGCGGTTGTATGGCGAAATCAGTGGGGCCAGCGCTGTCGAGGAAACCCTCAACAGCGTCGCCAACGCCAACTTTTCCAGCACTACCACCGGCGTTGCGGGTAATACCAGGTACAGCTTGTACGACGAGCGCGGCAATATTGTTAAAACGCGTAACGAGTCGAAAATTGAGAAGACCATCGAGTACGACGTCAACAACCGCAAGGTTAAAGAGACTGATGGACTGAATGGAGTTTTGACTTGGTCCTACGACACTGAGGATTTCGGGCTTCTCAGCAGCCGTAAGGACTTGGGCGGGCGGGTGTACAGCTTTACCTATAATGGCTTTGGACAACTCATCAGAGAAGGTCTGACTACTGCCAGCGGGGCGGGGCCGGACAAAATTTACAGCTACTACGGCAATGGTCTGGCCAAGACCATCGTCGAGGGCACCGTCACCAGGAGTGCTGCGGGGACAGTGACCGCCGAAGATTCGCGCACCTCGACCTATGCCTATGATCTGAGCGGAAATCGCATAAGGGAGATCAACAGCGGGCGTTATCTGAACGGGGCTGTTTCCCAGGTAAGCAGCAACGAAGTGCGCAGCAAGTTCGATGAGCAGGGGAGACTGAAGGAGCTCAAGGCGCCTTCGGGTAATCAACTTGTGGGGGCGCTCGGCACCCAGTATACCTTGGCCAGCACAGCGAGGCTGGATTCACTGAAGTATGACTACGATGAAATGGGTAACCGTCGGCGCGTTTATCTAGATACAACTAATCAGTCTGGCAGTCGCAAGATCGTCGATGACTGGTACAAGTTTGATCTGGAAGATCGGGCTTTGATTGTGGAAGGCTATTTGAAAAATGGCAAAATTGTCGCCGGTACGGTGCAAGGTAGGAGTTCTGTTAGCGGAAGCCCTACTGTGAGTGTCGCGGCAAAAGGCTACTCCATCAGTTATGACGTGCTCGGAAGACGACAAAGCTCCGAGCGTTGGCAGGCGGCCATATATGAGGAAAAGAGAGATGGGGCTAAACCTGTAGATTGGACATACTGGCAGGTATATAGCGGCGATACCTATCTACGTTCGACCTATATCTATAACGATCTGGGGCAGGTTTCAACTATCGCAGGTGCGCAAGTGGCTCGTGCTGGTGTGTCCGATACTACCATGGCAACTAAAAGTATAGTCGGAGGTTCGTACTATAAAAAAGTCACCTACGCCGCACTCGGCAGGGCATATACTCTTTTTTCCGCCACTTATGATGAGCGCGGCAATCGTGCCCGACAAGCTGATTACTCTTATAGCTGGAAAGGTGGCGAAACCTCACTTGCGAGCAGTGCAAGTAGTATCTACAACTATCGCGGCGACGCTCAGGCGCTTAGCGAATTGAAATATAGTGGTGGCGTATTAACTCAGGCAAATTATTTCAATGAGCTTGGTATGTTGGATGCCGTAGGCAATCAACGGGCCTATCGTTACGTTGCCTATAATGCAAATGGCAGTATTAACCATCGGGGAAATTTCAGCGCCGGGCAGATGGCGTTCGATGGCTATAAGGAAAGCCAGGCCACGATAACCCGTACCAATGGCGGCTCGCCAGGCACCACAACCAACACGTACTCCGCTCGCGGCGAACTTCTGCAGAGCGTTGGCACCGGTGGGAACGTCTTTACCCGCGGACTCGCAACCAATGCCGAAGGGCGGCTGATTGCGCGCCGAGAGTCTTCCGGAGTAGCCCAGACCTACCTGTACTATCAAGGCGCTGCTCTGGCGAACATCGGCAATGCCTCCGCCCCGGAAGTCAGCGATACCTTCACCCCAATCTCTCCTGACTATCCAGGGCGCACCCCCAGCAACTACGTCGTCAATCAGGGCGACACGCTGGAAAGCATCGCCCAGAGCGTCTGGGGTGATTCCGGTATGTGGTACCTGATCGCCGACGCCAATGGCCTGGCCTCGAGCGACGAACTTACGCCCGGCGATAGTCTGAAAATCCCCAACGTGGTCAGCAGTACGCACAACGACGCGACCACGTTCAAGCCATACGACCCCGATGATGTCATCGGCAACATCAACCCCAGCCCGAAAGCACCACCACCGCCCAAGCCCAAGAAAAAGAAAAGCGGGGGGCTGGCAACTATTGTGATGGTGGTGGTGGCTGTGGTCGCAACGGTGTTCACTGCGGGGGCCGCCACAGCGGTGCTCAGCGGAGCAGCCACCACCCTTGGCGGCGCGGCCGCCGCAGGTACTGCTGCACTGTCTGCCGCCGCGGCAGGAACGGCTGCCACTATTAGTCTTGGCGGTGCAATCATCGGGGCTGCCGTGGGTAGCGCGGTTTCCCAGGCGGTTGGCATGGGCATGGGCGCGGTGGATAAATTCTCCTGGGGGCAAGTAGCTGTCAGCGGGATTACCGGGGGGCTCACTTACGGAATCACATCCGGCATCAATACATTGGCACAAGGCGCTCAGCCAGGTTCCTGGGCCCAAACCGCGGCCAGTGCCGCCAGAACCTATACAGCTCAAGGCGTCTTTAACTATGCCACCAGCCAAGTCGCCAATCGCATCGCTGGTCTTGATACCTCATTCAGTTGGCGAGGTGTCGCCGCGTCGGCTGCGGGGGCAACTATCGCAGGGTATGTAGGGGGCGGTGGTCAAGGCTTGTTGAGTTCAGGCATACGTGGGCAAGTGAGTGCCTACGCTTCGGCGGCTATCAAAGACAAATGGTTTGGCGGTGGACGGCCTGATTACGGTCAGGTTGCGGCGGATGCTTTTGGTAATACGCTGGGCAACTTCTTCGTGGATCAATTGGGTCAACCTTCGGAAGAGACGGTGCAACGGGCAATGACGTTGTCTGGGTTGCCGGATGATGAGGTTTATAGGGACGCTGTCGGCCGGCTGGTGGCCAACGGAGCAACTCCCGAAGTTGTGGGGGAAATCCACAACGACCCAGGACTAAGATCGACGCTGCTTCACCCAACGCGACCTGGCGAGAATGGCGCTTACCTGAGGTATGAGGGCGATGGGGTATGGGTAGGCATACCACCTGTTCAGGAGCCGATCACTTACTCCGTTGATAATGTCGAAGGCGTTTCGTATCTCAACGGAAATAGCACCTGGGTGGATTGGGCAAACAACGTCACTCCCCCGGTCCATGAAGGCCTGGTCAGCGTTGCCAGCTTCGCCCGGGCACACGAGGGTGCGACCACTCTGATCAGTTATGCGGCGCAGGCGGTCAGTTTCGCGATGGCGGCGCCGATGGCGACTGCGCGCGTCATCGCGAACGAGGCGATTCTTGGCGCAGCGAAAAGTCAGATTCGCGATTATGCGATAGAGAAAGTCGGCGATTACTACCAATCCAAAGGCGTGTTAGCTGATAATGCCGATACTCTTGCTACTGGTACTGTGTTTGGTGTAGAGACTATTGGCGGTAGCGTCATGGATGCTGTGAATGGCGCTAAGCGTTATGCGATGCAGATGCGTGATAAGGATATTGCGAACAGTGCTGCGACCTCTAGTATCGATCATTCATATGGTGTAGAGAATGGTAGTGAGCCTCAATGGAGGCTGTTACAAGTGGATCCACGAAACTTGATTCCCACTCAGGAGAAGGCTGAGATGTCAGGGTCGCAAATAAAGCGTTTTACGAAGGATATGCTTAAGAATGGGTTTGATCAAAATCATCCTGTAGATGCTTGGAGGAACCCTTCCACTGGGCGGCTTGAAATTCAAGATGGACATCATCGCACAGCAGCTGCTAGAAAAGCGGGTTTAGATAAAATACCGGTAAATGTATGGGAGTGATGAAATGAAGGGGAAGTATCGAACGGCATTCATTGTTCCCGAAGGTGCAAGAAAAAAACTAAGTGACGATGGATGGGAGTTTGAATCGGCCAGTCGTTTGTCATTGGACTTTAAAGAGCGCCTGATAGATCATCTCGATTTGAGTTATCTTAATGAATATCTTGGAATCGAAGCTTATTGCGGCGCTGACTTGGAAGTTGGTTTTTTTTACGATGATGATCACCAGGTTGAGTTTGTTCATTTAAAAATGTATGGTGATGTGCAGCTTAATACCTTGGAGCTGTTAGGTGAGCTGGTGGTGGACGGTTCATTTGAATTGTTCGTTCCCGCTGAGCCTGAAAAGTGATAAGCGGGGACGTGATAAACGGGGACAGACCCTGAGGGATCCCCGAATTTTCTTACGCAAAATCAAGAAGTTGGAATATTGAAGAGACCTGCATGAATCGGTGGCTTGTGTTGCACCACACAAAACAAGATCCCGACCCATGCAGGCCATCCGATTCTTACACAGCGCGCTCGCCCAAGTGGATAAACGGGGACAGGCCCTGAGGAATCCCCACTTTTTCCTACATGAAATCAAGACGTTGGAATATTGAAGAAGCCTGCATGAGTCGGCAGCTTGGTTTGCACCACACAAAAGCAAGATCCCGAACTCATGCAAGCCATCCAATTTTTACACAATGCACTCGCCCAAGCACTGCCCACGCTCCATTCTCGCCGCCTGACCGCCCTGATGTGTTGTGTCAGCGCATTGCTGCAAGGCCGGCGCCTGACCTTGACCGGAATCGGTCGTGCCATGCAGGGTCAGGCGTACCCCAAACACTCGATAAAGCGATTTGTGAAGATTCCTCAGGGACAGACCACGATTATGAGCTGGCTGAACTCGACTTGCCCTTCAGTCGTGGTTGCGATTCACGTCATCAGGTTTGAGGGACTGATCGGCTTGGTTGACGGTGAGCGTGAAATTGGCGTGCTGCCATCGCCTAATGGGAAGCCATACGCAGCTTAAAATTGCGAGGGCGCGCAAGCACCCTCGCAACATTGCCTGGCGACTACCCTGGCAAATGGTGGTTATCCAGTACGCGATTCACCGCTAACTCACTCAGCATGATCACCTGCTGCAGCCCGATCATCTTGCTGCGCTGCGAGCCTTCCAATACACCGGCGATATCGCCGGCCATGTCACAGGCCGATGCCAGCGATTCGCAGGCTTGGACAAGCAGCGTTTCGTCATCCACCATGGGATCGATGAGGAAGATGTTGCCGTGCCTCCGGGGCGGTATCTGCGTTTTCGGCGCCCCGGGGTTGAGGTAAAAGTTGAGTGCGCGGTCTGCCGCCTCTTGTAGCTTCTTAGGATCGAGAGAGGCGTCATGGGGTACCGGACCGATGTTCGGGGGGGTGGGAGTTACTTTGAACATATTTGACAATTCCTGTAATGGGGCCGCAACCGTTCTCTACTAAAAGAAGGGTGGCGGCTGTACGCAGGTTAGTAGACCGGAGGAATTGGCAAAACCGGCGCGCCCAAGGGCGCCCTGCGCACAACCACCATCAAGTGCAGGTACAAAAATGACCTGACTGAATGGAGCTCATGCACCTACCAAACCTAAGGGCTACTAAACCCGACCACTGATGGGCAGTGGCAGGTGAACGATAGAGGCCGGGGGCAAAGCGCACAAGCCAGCGAATTCTGACGCACGCGTAAGGAAGGACGCAAGGTTTCGTAGCCTTTAGGGCGTAACGCCGAGTGTCTGTAAACGTGCAGTCCAGAACATGTTTATGAGTGTCAACATCGGAGAATTGGGGAGCAGACCACGATTACGAATTGATGCGTAGAACGGGACAAAAATACTCATTTCAAATAGAGCGAGGCTGAATTGGTCGAGAGCGGACTGCAAAGTCATAATAAATTCTGCTCCGATCTGTGAACCTGTTCCGCAACATTATGTTGCATGTCATGATTCCACATAGCTACCATGCCCCCCGTTAATGGCTATCTGCCATGGAAGCTGAGGCGCGCCCAGAACGCGCCCTCTATAAAGCTCAGCCGGGGTTAGGGATGACGCAGGACTTCATGCTTTACGCACTCAAGGAAGCGCTCCTGACCGCCGCAATGGTGGCGGCCCCCTTGCTGCTCGCCATCCTGATCATCGGCCTTCTGGTCAGCATTCTCCAGGTCGCCACCCAGATCCAGGAAATGACCCTGACGTTCATTCCCAAGCTGATCGTGACGGTCGTCGTGTTGCTGGTCTTTGGGAGCTGGATGCTGACGGTTCTCAAACAATTCGCACTCAGTGCATTAACTCAGGCCGCTAGTTTCTAGCTTCGTTTTGGTGTGGGTTGTGCTGACGTCCTTTTTTCTCAACGTGCTTCTCGTGTCGGTCAGGTTGATTCCGCTCGTGGTGGTTTCGCCGATTCTGTTTTTTGCGCGCATTCCATTGACCGTCAGGTTACTGCTGACTTTGGCGCTGTCCGCCGTAATAGCAAGCAGCATGACGCTTACCCATGAACCGATTTTTACGCTGCCCGCGCTGCTGGGGGAGTTGCTGCTCGGTGTGTTGATGGCGTTTGGTTTTCATGCCGCTCACGCCGGAGTCGATATGGCCGGCAAGCTGATCGACACCCAGATCGGTCTGAATGCGGCGGGTGTCTTTGATCCTGGGACCTCCAACATGACCGGCCTGATAGCCGATTTGCTGGCCTGGTCATTGAGTGCGGTGTTCATTGTGCTCAATCTGCATCACGATTTGCTGCGGGGTTTCGCTCAACTCCTGGTTGCGGTTCCGCCCGGTAGCGTATCGCTCTCCACACTGTCCTTATCCTTGGCGACGATCATGACCCAACAGTTTTTACTGGCGTTCATGATCGTCGTGCCGGTGCTTCTCGGGCTCTGGCTGATCGATATTGCCTTTGCGTTCATGTCCCGCTCCATGCCCCAGGCCAACGTCTATTTCCTCTCCTTGCCCATCAAGTTGGGCGTTGGCGTGTTTATCCTGATACTGACCCTACCGATGATCGTGCAGCGCTTGCCGCTTCTGATTGAAAACGCCTTGCGCTTTGCCCTTTCGCCGGCAGGTGTTCAATGAGCGATCAGCAGGATAAAAGCGAAGAAGCTACGCCTTACAAGCTCGAGGAAGCGCGCAAGAAAGGGCAGGTGCCGCGCAGTCCCGATCTGTTGTCCCTCATCATGCTGTTGACGTTCCTGATGGTGTTCTCGGCCATTGCCTATCCCCTGGCCAGCGTGATCGCCACGCATACCCATTGGTGGCTGAGTAATGCCGGGCAAATGGGCCGAGGGTTCAGTTTCCTGGGGGAGCAGGGCGGGTATAGCCTGAGACAGGTGGTGTACGGGTTATTGCCGCTGATTGGCGCGCTGATACTGATGGCAATCCTGACGAACCTGATCTTCAGCGGTCCGGTGTTTTCTTTGGTTTCCTTGAAGCCGGATTTCAAGCGACTCAATCCGATCCAGGGGCTCAAGAAGGTTTTTTCGCGACGTATGTTCGTTGAGCTGATCAAGGTGCTGGTCAAGGGCGCCCTGTTCGCGTTGGTCCTGTATTACCTGTTCCAAAGCGTGCTGCCGCAGTTGATGGGCATGGCGACGATTTCGCCGTTGGAGCTGCCCCAGGCCGCCAAGCAATTGCTGATGCAATTGGGCTTTACGGTACTGGCAGTCATGGCCGCCGCCGCGTTGTTTGATATCTGGTATTCGCGGCGCGAGTTCAGTCGCCAGATGCGGATGAGTCGTCGGGAAACCAAAGACGAGCATCGGCGCCGGGAGGGTGATCCGGAGGTCCGCTCCAAGCGCAAGGGCATACAGCAGGCTCTGCTGAAGAAGGCTGCGGCGTTGGGGCAGGTCAAGGACGCTGACGTCATCATCACCAACCCGACCCATTATGCGGTGGCCTTGCAGTACCGACCTGCAAGCATGCTCGCACCCAAGGTGCTGGCCATGGGACGAGGCCTTCACGCCCGGCGTATTTGCCACATCGCCAGAAAGCACCGGATACCGATTATGCGGCGTCCGCCGTTGGCTCGGGCGCTGCATGCGCTGGCCCTGGTCGACTCGGCCATTCCGGATTCCACTCAGACCGATGTAGCACGTATCTATCGTTGGGTGATCGCATTGCCGGGCAATAAGGTGCTCGCCTCATGAAGCCACTTTTTTCTCGCGTGCTATCCGAGGGCAGTGATCTGCTGCTGGCTGTGGCGGTCATCGGGATCCTGCTGGTGTTGTTCACGCCGATCCCGACCTGGCTCCTGGATTTGCTCCTGCTGACCAATTTTGCCGTGGCGCTGATGGTGCTGCTGGTGACCTTCGACATCGATAAGCCGCTGAGCTTTTCGACCTTTCCGTCGTTGTTGTTGATGACCACGTTGTTTCGTCTGGCCCTGAATATTTCGGCGACGCGGTTGATCCTGACCGATGGCGATGCGGGCCTGGTCATCGCAGCGGTGGGCACCCATGTTGTCGGCGGCAACTACGTGATCGGCTTTGTGGTCTTCCTGATTCTGGTGGTTGTGCAATACGTGGTGGTCACCAGCGGCGCCCAGCGTGTGGCCGAAGTGGCCGCCCGTTTCACCCTGGATTCGTTGCCGGGTAAACAGATGAGCATCGATGCCGACCTGAACATGGGCATCATCGACCAGGAAGAAGCCAAGCGCCGGCGCAGTCAGTTGGAGCGTGAATCGAACTTTTACGGGGCCATGGACGGTGCGTCCAAGTTCGTCAAAGGGGATGCGATTGCCGGTATCGTGATTATCGCGATCAACATCATCGGCGGCTTGTCGGTCGGGATTCTGCAGAAAGGTCAGAGCTGGGGCGATGCGTTGCATCATTACACGCTGCTGACGGTAGGCGACGGCATCGTGACGCAGATTCCTTCGCTGATCATCGCAGTGGCTGCCGGGATCATCATTACCCGGGCCGCGACCGATGCTCGCCTGGGGCCAGAGTTGGGGCGCCAGGTTTCGGCCTACCCCAAGACGCTGGTTGTGGTGGCGTTGGTCACTGTCTTTCTGGCGATGATGCCAGGCTTGCCTCTGATTCCGCTGTTGATACTGTTTGCCGGGTTCTCCATCGCGGCCTGGTTCTCCTATCGCAAGTTGCGAAACAAGGCCAAGGAGGGGGGCGATCCACGGAGCGACGACTCGTCTGCCGCGCAGGACAACGAAGCCGGCGATGTCTACGCGTTGATGAGCACCGATGCGTTTGAGCTGCGTCTCAGCACCGATCTTGCCGCCCACGTCCTCGCCGCGACCAGCACGCTGAGCTTGCGCATTGACAACCTGCGCAAGCAATTCGCCCGGGACTACGGTTTTGCACTACCGGAACTCAATGTGCACGCCGACAAGAAACTGGCAAACGGCACCTATCAGGTCTGTGTGCAAGGCGCGGTGGTGGCCGCGGGTGAATTGGAGTTCGATAAGTTGCTGGCGATCAATCCGGGCGGCGTGACGCTGACCCTGGAAGGACGGGCAACCAAGGAACCGACCTACGGCCTCAAGGCCCTCTGGATTGACGTTGCTCAACGCACGCAGGCGCGGACGGCCGGGTACACCCTGGTTGAGCCCGACACGGTATTGCTGACCCATTTATCCGAATTGGCGCGTCGTTATGCACCGGAGTTCCTGACCCGTGCCGAGACCGAGCGACTGATCGAGAAGAAACGCGCGAGCCTGGGCAGCCTGGTCGATGAGTTGGTGCCTCAGGTGCTCAGCTATTCGGACATCCAGCGGGTACTGCAATTGCTGCTACGCGAGCAGGTGTCCATCCGCAATCTTGAAACCATTCTTGAAGTCCTGGTGGATGCGGGGCGTAGCCAAAAAAATGCCGACGATCTCGTTGAGCGGGTGCGTGAACGCTTGGGCGCAGCGTTGTACGAGCGGTTGGTGGATAAGAATGGTGAGCTGAACGTGCTGACGATTGCGCCCCAGTTGGAAGGTTACATGCTGGCGGCTGCACGTCCTCGTGAAGGATTGCAATCGGCGTTGTTGCCGGCCCAGGAACTGGAGCGCTTTGTCACCACCGTTGCACGCGAGGCAGAGCGTCAGCTCAGTGGCAACAAACAACCGGTGCTGCTCTGCGCGGCGCCGTTACGACGGGTTTTGCGGTCTTTCATGTCTCGGGCGGTGCCCCACATGGCGGTGCTGTCGGTGAACGAAGTTGGGCAGCACGCCCGCGTCACCTCGGCCGGCATGATTGATCTGCCCGGTTTTCCCAGTCTGGAGTCCCCATGAGCGATTTGATCATGCAACTGGCTGGGGTCATCCAGCGTGATATCGACAATCTGAAAGCCGTGTCACAGAACGTCGCCAACGCCAATACCTATGGCTACAGGGCCGAGCGCACCTTCAATGTGATGCCCGCCAAC is from Pseudomonas sp. B21-056 and encodes:
- a CDS encoding DUF6124 family protein, whose amino-acid sequence is MFKVTPTPPNIGPVPHDASLDPKKLQEAADRALNFYLNPGAPKTQIPPRRHGNIFLIDPMVDDETLLVQACESLASACDMAGDIAGVLEGSQRSKMIGLQQVIMLSELAVNRVLDNHHLPG
- a CDS encoding flagellar biosynthetic protein FliQ, with protein sequence MEAEARPERALYKAQPGLGMTQDFMLYALKEALLTAAMVAAPLLLAILIIGLLVSILQVATQIQEMTLTFIPKLIVTVVVLLVFGSWMLTVLKQFALSALTQAASF
- a CDS encoding flagellar biosynthetic protein FliR, giving the protein MLTSFFLNVLLVSVRLIPLVVVSPILFFARIPLTVRLLLTLALSAVIASSMTLTHEPIFTLPALLGELLLGVLMAFGFHAAHAGVDMAGKLIDTQIGLNAAGVFDPGTSNMTGLIADLLAWSLSAVFIVLNLHHDLLRGFAQLLVAVPPGSVSLSTLSLSLATIMTQQFLLAFMIVVPVLLGLWLIDIAFAFMSRSMPQANVYFLSLPIKLGVGVFILILTLPMIVQRLPLLIENALRFALSPAGVQ
- a CDS encoding flagellar biosynthesis protein FlhB, with translation MSDQQDKSEEATPYKLEEARKKGQVPRSPDLLSLIMLLTFLMVFSAIAYPLASVIATHTHWWLSNAGQMGRGFSFLGEQGGYSLRQVVYGLLPLIGALILMAILTNLIFSGPVFSLVSLKPDFKRLNPIQGLKKVFSRRMFVELIKVLVKGALFALVLYYLFQSVLPQLMGMATISPLELPQAAKQLLMQLGFTVLAVMAAAALFDIWYSRREFSRQMRMSRRETKDEHRRREGDPEVRSKRKGIQQALLKKAAALGQVKDADVIITNPTHYAVALQYRPASMLAPKVLAMGRGLHARRICHIARKHRIPIMRRPPLARALHALALVDSAIPDSTQTDVARIYRWVIALPGNKVLAS
- a CDS encoding flagellar biosynthesis protein FlhA, whose translation is MKPLFSRVLSEGSDLLLAVAVIGILLVLFTPIPTWLLDLLLLTNFAVALMVLLVTFDIDKPLSFSTFPSLLLMTTLFRLALNISATRLILTDGDAGLVIAAVGTHVVGGNYVIGFVVFLILVVVQYVVVTSGAQRVAEVAARFTLDSLPGKQMSIDADLNMGIIDQEEAKRRRSQLERESNFYGAMDGASKFVKGDAIAGIVIIAINIIGGLSVGILQKGQSWGDALHHYTLLTVGDGIVTQIPSLIIAVAAGIIITRAATDARLGPELGRQVSAYPKTLVVVALVTVFLAMMPGLPLIPLLILFAGFSIAAWFSYRKLRNKAKEGGDPRSDDSSAAQDNEAGDVYALMSTDAFELRLSTDLAAHVLAATSTLSLRIDNLRKQFARDYGFALPELNVHADKKLANGTYQVCVQGAVVAAGELEFDKLLAINPGGVTLTLEGRATKEPTYGLKALWIDVAQRTQARTAGYTLVEPDTVLLTHLSELARRYAPEFLTRAETERLIEKKRASLGSLVDELVPQVLSYSDIQRVLQLLLREQVSIRNLETILEVLVDAGRSQKNADDLVERVRERLGAALYERLVDKNGELNVLTIAPQLEGYMLAAARPREGLQSALLPAQELERFVTTVAREAERQLSGNKQPVLLCAAPLRRVLRSFMSRAVPHMAVLSVNEVGQHARVTSAGMIDLPGFPSLESP